In a genomic window of Planctomycetaceae bacterium:
- a CDS encoding HEAT repeat domain-containing protein produces the protein MRNRLAHLCLVFTLTAALPCFGQQPNPNPPPFRAGTATIDITPVDLPAIIAGMFLESQTSNISDPLFVRSFAFDDGTTRIAIAVVDTCMMPQSLIDDAKQQASERTGIPTDRMLVCATHTHSAPAAMGCLGTRQDEDYAARLPAQIADAIADAVDNLQPARIGWASIHDWEHTHNRRWIRRPEKLIVDPFGNATGRAHMHPGYLSADIIGPSGPVDPALSVISVQTTDGTPLAVLANYSQHYFRSTPVSADYFGQFCRNIANRLGQPGDGNGPFVCAMSQGTSGDLMWMDYGAAQKDITSEEYSSAVADYAKRAIDTIEYRDSVTLAMVEKRLALNYRVPDADRLAWAKPIAAQIENDLPKSLPEVYANEAQILHERQRTEVVLQALRIGDLTIATLPNEVYALTGLKLKGRSPAAMHFNIELANGAEGYIPPPEQHQLGGYTTWPARTAGLEVQAEPKIVEALTAALEEVTGKTRRTMTDEHGPYAEAILSAEPRGYWRLNDEDGNTARSAVDGAPAAKLSPGFAWYLPGVATGTGAGTGEELTPSAFSGPNQLNRSIHLAGGDLRASLDTLGDTYSVAFWFWLGEKSGASERSGTLLTGPGGESLACRQSADHRVTLMLDEATSSAELPADDWHFAVLIRDGAEVRVHIDGADTPELRTTTASSNSSEFVFGKGLQGKLDEIAVFDRPISPTEIAAFWQASRVAESREPQPTEPSASLDTIHVPDGFRVELVASEPQVLDPVAFDWDADGRLWVVEMADYPLGMDGQGQPGGRVRVLEDRDNDGRYETSRLFADGLNFPNGILTWRDGILISAAPEILFLRDTDGDGTADDHEVLLRGFNEGNQQLRVNGLRWGIDGWVYCANGGHHANYGKDTHIESTRTGSRLPLGSRDFRFQPDTGAIEPESGPTQFGRNRDPWGHWFGTQNAAPLWHYVLPDRYSTRNPHVPTPIPLMHVVGPGSPPVFPASSLEKRYHSFEQSGRFTSACGGMIYNDDRLFGSGDSLHAFTCEPFHNLVQHNVLNDDGISYVAHRAPGEEEHDFFASEDRWCRPVMVRTGPDGALWVADMYRYMIEHPEWLPENGKAELLPHYRLGEDRGRIYRVVPDAAARREVARLSSLDTKELVAAFDSPNDWQRDKAQQLLLWKGDSAAVPLLEELVRSNDRPQTRVQALWTLHVLEELSPESLVVALEDAHPRVRENAVRIAEDFPNDTQVLAAATKLVDDPEAKVRLQLALSLGSWPANDAASDALARLAVNNADEPFFVAAVMSSALPHAEALSSAILKADRRMRDAYREPLLRMALGAEDTGTAVAMFHAAHSLPVADAIRETMSLLNTMRQTNLPLSFEADRDDSLMEDFAAEQKTLLHKAQVLAVDENQSAEDRIAAASLLGIIGSHHEEGLEHLADWLRPQIAPEHQALALTALGECRGDGITQLLAAAFPEFSPVLRDQALDLWLSHSEWTEDLLQRIEASEIPASSLDPARRALLLKHPSPTIAQKAAAILNTVGSPTRAKVLDEYRSVLTLPADAARGRAVFTRACATCHRRGDEGHDVGPNLATVIAHPPEKLLISILDPNAEILPGFQRYTCVLDSGLVLSGLLAAETSNSVTLKLADGKQHTLARSEIELLRNSGTSLMPEELEKVLQPQELADLIAWLRTPLDSK, from the coding sequence ATGAGAAACCGTCTCGCTCACCTCTGCCTTGTGTTCACACTCACGGCTGCCCTGCCCTGCTTCGGTCAACAGCCGAATCCCAACCCGCCGCCGTTCCGAGCCGGCACGGCCACGATCGATATTACGCCTGTCGATCTGCCTGCCATCATCGCCGGGATGTTTCTCGAATCCCAAACGAGCAACATCAGCGATCCGCTGTTCGTTCGCAGCTTTGCCTTCGATGACGGCACAACAAGAATCGCCATCGCCGTTGTTGATACCTGCATGATGCCGCAGTCGCTCATTGACGACGCCAAACAGCAGGCCAGTGAACGAACCGGAATTCCCACCGATCGCATGCTCGTCTGCGCCACGCACACGCATTCCGCTCCGGCGGCGATGGGGTGTCTGGGGACGCGGCAGGACGAAGACTATGCCGCTCGACTGCCCGCTCAGATTGCCGATGCCATCGCGGACGCCGTCGACAACCTGCAGCCCGCGCGCATCGGATGGGCGTCGATCCACGACTGGGAACACACGCACAATCGGCGCTGGATTCGTCGGCCGGAGAAACTGATCGTCGATCCGTTCGGGAATGCGACCGGTCGAGCCCACATGCATCCGGGGTATCTCAGCGCGGATATCATTGGACCGTCCGGACCCGTTGATCCCGCGCTGTCCGTGATTTCCGTGCAGACAACCGACGGAACGCCGCTGGCCGTTCTGGCAAATTATTCGCAGCACTACTTCCGGTCCACGCCCGTTTCCGCCGACTACTTCGGTCAGTTCTGCCGGAACATCGCGAATCGGCTCGGACAACCCGGCGACGGCAACGGACCCTTCGTCTGCGCGATGTCTCAGGGAACCAGCGGCGATCTGATGTGGATGGATTACGGTGCCGCGCAGAAAGACATTACCAGCGAGGAGTACAGTTCCGCCGTTGCCGACTACGCCAAGCGCGCGATCGACACGATCGAGTATCGCGATTCCGTCACACTGGCGATGGTCGAAAAACGACTGGCGCTGAACTATCGCGTTCCCGACGCCGATCGACTTGCATGGGCGAAGCCAATCGCGGCACAGATTGAAAACGATCTGCCGAAGAGCCTTCCTGAAGTCTACGCCAACGAAGCGCAGATCCTGCATGAACGCCAGCGCACCGAAGTCGTTCTGCAGGCGTTGCGCATCGGCGACCTCACGATCGCCACGCTGCCCAACGAAGTCTACGCGCTCACGGGACTCAAGCTGAAAGGCCGATCGCCGGCGGCGATGCACTTCAACATCGAACTGGCCAACGGAGCGGAAGGCTACATCCCGCCTCCCGAGCAGCATCAACTCGGAGGCTACACCACCTGGCCGGCTCGCACGGCGGGGCTGGAAGTTCAGGCCGAACCGAAGATCGTGGAAGCGCTCACCGCAGCACTCGAAGAAGTCACTGGCAAAACGCGCCGCACAATGACCGACGAACACGGCCCGTACGCGGAAGCGATTCTGTCCGCCGAACCTCGCGGTTACTGGCGACTCAACGACGAAGACGGAAACACGGCACGCAGCGCCGTCGATGGCGCGCCCGCCGCGAAGCTGAGTCCCGGTTTCGCGTGGTATCTTCCCGGAGTCGCCACGGGCACGGGAGCCGGCACCGGCGAAGAATTGACACCATCCGCATTCTCCGGCCCGAATCAGCTCAACCGATCGATCCATCTGGCCGGCGGCGATCTGCGCGCGTCGCTCGACACTCTCGGCGATACCTATTCCGTTGCATTCTGGTTTTGGCTGGGAGAAAAATCGGGAGCCAGTGAACGTTCGGGTACGTTACTGACCGGCCCGGGAGGCGAATCGCTCGCGTGTCGCCAGAGCGCCGATCATCGCGTGACGTTGATGCTCGACGAAGCAACATCAAGCGCCGAACTGCCCGCCGACGACTGGCACTTCGCGGTGCTCATTCGCGACGGCGCGGAAGTGCGAGTTCACATCGACGGAGCGGACACTCCGGAACTCAGGACCACAACGGCGTCTTCCAACAGCAGTGAATTCGTCTTCGGCAAAGGGCTGCAGGGCAAACTCGACGAAATCGCGGTATTCGATCGACCGATCTCGCCGACGGAAATCGCAGCATTCTGGCAGGCGTCGCGCGTTGCGGAGTCTCGCGAGCCGCAACCCACCGAACCTTCCGCATCGCTCGACACCATCCACGTGCCGGACGGCTTTCGTGTGGAACTTGTCGCCTCCGAACCGCAGGTGCTCGATCCCGTGGCTTTCGACTGGGACGCCGACGGGCGTTTGTGGGTTGTTGAAATGGCCGATTATCCGCTCGGCATGGACGGCCAGGGACAACCCGGAGGCCGCGTGCGAGTGCTCGAAGATCGCGACAATGACGGTCGCTATGAAACGAGCCGGCTCTTCGCCGACGGACTCAACTTCCCCAACGGCATTCTGACCTGGCGCGATGGAATCCTCATTTCCGCCGCGCCGGAGATTTTGTTTCTCCGCGACACCGACGGCGACGGCACCGCCGACGATCACGAAGTGCTGCTGCGAGGTTTCAACGAAGGCAACCAGCAACTGCGAGTCAACGGCCTGCGCTGGGGAATCGACGGCTGGGTTTACTGCGCCAACGGAGGACATCACGCGAATTACGGCAAAGACACACACATCGAATCGACTCGCACGGGATCACGACTGCCGCTGGGCAGCCGCGACTTTCGCTTTCAGCCGGACACGGGAGCCATCGAACCGGAATCCGGGCCGACGCAGTTTGGCCGCAATCGCGATCCGTGGGGACACTGGTTTGGCACACAGAACGCTGCTCCGCTGTGGCACTACGTTCTGCCGGATCGCTACTCAACGCGAAACCCGCATGTGCCGACTCCCATTCCGCTGATGCACGTGGTCGGTCCCGGCAGTCCGCCCGTGTTCCCCGCGAGTTCGCTCGAAAAACGCTACCACTCGTTCGAACAGTCCGGCCGCTTTACGTCGGCTTGCGGAGGCATGATCTACAACGACGATCGCCTGTTCGGCAGCGGCGATTCTCTGCACGCGTTCACGTGTGAACCGTTCCACAACCTGGTGCAGCACAACGTGCTCAACGACGACGGCATCAGCTATGTCGCTCATCGAGCACCCGGCGAAGAAGAACACGATTTCTTCGCGAGCGAAGATCGCTGGTGCCGTCCGGTGATGGTTCGCACGGGACCGGACGGAGCGTTGTGGGTCGCCGACATGTACCGCTACATGATCGAACATCCCGAATGGCTGCCCGAAAACGGCAAGGCGGAACTGTTGCCTCATTATCGGCTCGGTGAAGATCGAGGCCGCATTTACCGAGTTGTTCCTGACGCTGCGGCGCGACGCGAAGTCGCGCGTCTGTCATCGCTGGACACGAAGGAACTCGTGGCGGCGTTCGATTCACCCAACGACTGGCAGCGTGACAAGGCACAACAGTTGTTGCTGTGGAAGGGCGATTCTGCGGCAGTTCCACTGCTGGAAGAACTCGTGCGCTCGAACGATCGTCCACAGACGCGTGTTCAGGCACTGTGGACGCTGCACGTACTGGAAGAACTTTCGCCGGAGTCACTCGTTGTCGCGCTGGAAGACGCTCATCCGCGCGTCCGCGAAAACGCCGTACGCATCGCCGAAGATTTTCCGAATGACACGCAGGTTCTGGCTGCTGCAACAAAACTCGTGGACGATCCCGAAGCGAAAGTCCGGCTGCAACTGGCGCTGAGTCTCGGATCATGGCCGGCAAACGACGCAGCCAGCGACGCTCTCGCGCGACTCGCCGTGAACAACGCCGATGAACCGTTCTTCGTCGCGGCCGTGATGAGTTCCGCTCTGCCACACGCGGAAGCTCTGTCATCCGCGATTCTAAAGGCCGATCGTCGCATGCGAGACGCCTATCGCGAACCGCTGCTGCGGATGGCGCTGGGCGCCGAAGATACCGGTACGGCGGTCGCGATGTTCCATGCAGCGCATTCGCTTCCCGTCGCCGACGCGATTCGCGAAACAATGAGCCTGCTGAATACGATGAGGCAAACGAATCTGCCGCTGTCGTTTGAAGCAGACCGTGATGATTCACTGATGGAGGACTTTGCCGCGGAGCAGAAGACGCTTCTGCACAAGGCGCAGGTTCTGGCCGTCGATGAGAACCAATCGGCTGAAGATCGAATCGCCGCCGCGTCGCTGCTGGGCATCATCGGATCGCATCACGAAGAAGGACTGGAGCATCTCGCGGACTGGCTGCGTCCGCAGATCGCTCCGGAACACCAGGCGCTGGCACTGACCGCACTGGGCGAATGCAGGGGCGACGGAATCACACAATTGCTGGCCGCCGCGTTCCCGGAATTCAGTCCGGTTCTGCGAGATCAGGCGCTCGATCTGTGGCTGTCGCACAGTGAATGGACGGAAGATCTGCTGCAGCGCATCGAAGCCAGCGAAATCCCGGCAAGCAGTCTCGACCCCGCTCGCCGAGCGCTGCTGCTTAAGCATCCGTCACCGACGATCGCTCAGAAAGCCGCCGCGATATTGAACACCGTCGGCAGTCCGACGCGAGCCAAAGTGCTGGACGAGTATCGATCCGTGCTGACACTGCCAGCCGATGCGGCGCGCGGCAGGGCCGTCTTCACACGAGCCTGCGCGACGTGCCACCGTCGAGGCGACGAAGGCCACGACGTCGGCCCGAACCTCGCTACCGTGATCGCTCATCCGCCCGAAAAGCTGCTCATCAGCATTCTCGACCCGAATGCGGAAATCCTTCCCGGTTTTCAGCGCTACACCTGCGTGCTGGATTCCGGACTCGTCCTGTCCGGTCTGCTGGCCGCGGAAACATCCAACAGCGTGACGCTGAAACTGGCGGATGGAAAACAACACACGCTGGCGCGATCGGAAATCGAACTCCTGCGAAATTCCGGCACGTCGCTGATGCCGGAAGAACTGGAAAAGGTCCTTCAGCCTCAGGAACTGGCCGACCTGATCGCCTGGCTGCGAACGCCGCTGGATAGCAAATGA
- a CDS encoding RNA polymerase sigma factor yields MNIDESQTSVSLLMKLRRQDQDQQAWDEFVNRYGPRIHAWCLARRLQHVDADDVTQEVLAKLARQLRTFDYDASQSFRGWLRRITQNALADFWRDRRSDPTAGHRDGMRQALDTAEARNDLSARLNDAFDIELFEEAAIRVQRRVTEDRFAAWRLTAVDQVTGKEAATRLNMPVASVYTAKNQVRKLIQEEIQVLETGQADA; encoded by the coding sequence ATGAACATTGACGAATCCCAAACCAGCGTCAGCCTGCTGATGAAACTCAGGCGTCAGGACCAGGATCAGCAGGCGTGGGACGAATTCGTCAACCGCTACGGACCCCGAATCCACGCGTGGTGCCTCGCCCGGCGATTACAGCACGTCGATGCCGACGACGTCACTCAGGAGGTTCTGGCGAAACTCGCCCGTCAGTTGCGAACGTTTGACTACGACGCGAGCCAGAGTTTTCGCGGCTGGCTGCGGCGAATCACACAGAACGCGCTGGCTGATTTCTGGCGAGACCGCCGATCCGACCCGACGGCTGGCCACCGGGATGGCATGCGCCAGGCTCTGGACACCGCGGAAGCCCGAAACGACCTGTCCGCTCGACTGAACGACGCGTTCGATATTGAACTCTTCGAAGAAGCGGCGATCCGTGTTCAGCGGCGAGTCACCGAAGACCGCTTCGCCGCATGGAGACTGACGGCGGTGGACCAGGTCACGGGCAAAGAGGCTGCAACGCGACTCAACATGCCCGTGGCTTCGGTCTACACCGCCAAGAATCAGGTCCGGAAACTGATCCAGGAAGAAATCCAGGTCCTGGAAACCGGCCAGGCCGACGCGTGA
- a CDS encoding DUF1501 domain-containing protein, giving the protein MRVNYACRSSDHHIARRQFLGTCAAGAIAGGLGVFSNPAIAEQLRSDQKRIVVFNMHGGLSQLESWDPKPGTDTGGPFRAIQTSVPGIQICELLPQTAMQMQHLCLVRGVNTSEDDHGKGTYMMLTGRRQTPAADYPQIGAVAAKALTPTDSSLPGHILITPGGSGGRGNDAAYLGPKYSSVSLGNGNPPQNSSRPDNMTESSDTARQDFRRRINERFLNRRRTAVTEAFTNSYEQAEQLMKQRDVFDVTKEPEKDNDRYGRHDFGRHCLLARRLLEQGITFVQLSHSNYDTHNENFNFHIEQLGEFDQSFSCFVADLADRGMLDSTLIVVLSEFGRTPNINQYYGRDHWSKAWSVCLAGCRSPRGAVYGKTNANGTAVEEGEVNHGQLFHTYLQSAGVDSTGSFDIDGRPTPIADPSEYAVTELLT; this is encoded by the coding sequence ATGCGGGTCAACTACGCTTGCCGGTCTTCAGATCATCACATTGCTCGACGGCAGTTTCTGGGAACCTGTGCCGCCGGAGCCATCGCCGGCGGGCTGGGCGTATTTTCCAACCCGGCCATTGCTGAGCAGCTGCGTTCGGACCAGAAACGCATCGTCGTGTTCAACATGCACGGCGGACTCAGCCAGTTGGAAAGCTGGGATCCGAAACCCGGCACCGACACGGGCGGGCCGTTTCGAGCCATCCAGACTTCGGTCCCAGGAATTCAGATCTGCGAGCTGTTGCCTCAAACCGCGATGCAGATGCAGCACCTGTGCCTGGTGCGCGGCGTTAACACCAGCGAGGACGATCACGGCAAGGGAACCTACATGATGCTGACCGGCCGCCGTCAGACGCCGGCTGCCGACTATCCGCAGATCGGCGCCGTCGCGGCGAAGGCGCTGACTCCGACCGACAGTTCGCTTCCCGGACATATCCTGATTACCCCCGGCGGCAGCGGCGGTCGAGGCAATGACGCGGCGTATCTGGGACCAAAGTATTCCAGTGTTTCGCTGGGCAACGGCAACCCGCCGCAGAACAGCAGCCGGCCGGACAACATGACGGAATCGTCCGACACCGCGCGGCAGGACTTTCGTCGAAGGATCAACGAACGATTTCTCAACCGCCGTCGCACGGCCGTTACCGAAGCGTTCACGAATTCGTACGAACAGGCCGAGCAGTTGATGAAGCAGCGCGACGTGTTCGACGTTACGAAGGAACCGGAAAAAGACAACGACCGCTACGGCCGGCACGATTTCGGCCGGCACTGCCTGCTGGCTCGCCGGCTGCTGGAACAGGGCATCACGTTCGTCCAGCTTTCGCACTCCAACTACGACACGCATAACGAGAACTTCAATTTCCACATCGAGCAGCTTGGCGAATTCGATCAGTCGTTTTCGTGTTTCGTCGCGGACCTGGCGGATCGCGGAATGCTGGACAGCACGCTGATTGTTGTGCTGTCGGAATTCGGCCGCACACCGAATATCAACCAGTACTACGGCCGGGATCACTGGTCGAAGGCGTGGTCGGTCTGTCTGGCCGGATGCCGCAGTCCTCGCGGGGCCGTCTACGGCAAGACCAACGCCAACGGGACGGCCGTTGAAGAAGGCGAAGTGAATCACGGGCAGTTGTTTCACACGTACCTGCAGTCGGCGGGAGTCGATTCGACCGGTTCGTTCGACATCGACGGTCGGCCCACGCCCATCGCCGATCCGTCCGAATACGCCGTGACCGAGCTGCTGACCTAA